The genomic window TCAATTCTTTAATCTGGTATCAACATGAGCATCTCCGAACTTGTCATAACTATTACATCTGAGCTCCGCtatagaccatcttcatatccatctcgATCTTCTTAAAGAGATCCATTCAAAGGTGACCTCCAATAATAAGTTTGAATTAGTCTTGATGCAGCCTATGCTAATTTTATGactgtgccacttttgagcgtcaacacaagGCCTCTCTGCCAACCTGGCATAAGCTTCAACACGTTGTCCACAATGGGCTGCCATTTAGATCGCGAGAGTTGTTTGATCCCCAGCTGCAGCCCTAGGTATTTGATGGGAAACGTCTCCAACTTACATGGTAGCGCCTGTCGCACCAGCTCCTCGTCGGCTTCGTCCGATTTGATCATAATGGCCGAGGACTTGGCGAAGTTTACCCGAGGCCTCCCCAAAAATTTTGAGCGTCTCTTGAataaaccacagatccaatctccACGGCCTGATGAACATAACTACATCTTCGGCGTACAGCGAAAGCCTCTGCATCGGAGCGCATCCGGGTATCTTGCTTACAACGTTGGCGGCAGCCATTCCCACGGAGGATTGTCAAAGTGCTTTTTCTTTTTGAGGATTGTCAAAGTGTTGAGTGGACAGATACGTGGAAAAGGAAGTTGGGAAAAAGGCACAAAAAACGAACAACGGTAGATTGCCCCCCTCCCTACCCGACCCCCACCGCACCAACACCGCGGCAGCGAGCCCCTTTCGCCCGCTTCCCACTCCACGCCCCCTTCCCCCCTCCCAGATCTCGCCACCACACGGCCGCGCGCACCGGAGAAACGTAGCGAGACGTCTGCGAGAGGTAAAACAGCAAAAGGGAAGAGGCCACCGCAGCTCGCGTACCGGCGGTTGGTGGGTGGCGGCGTCCGTCACGCGTCGGCGTATCAGGTGATGGAcgctggcggcggcggcttaggcggCTTCCAGTGGACCGCGGAGGAGGCTTCGACGATCGGGGGCATCGCGACGGTGTCGCTGCTGCACTCCTTCATCCCCACGCACTGGCTCCCCTTCTCCATCGTCGGGCGCGCCCAGCGCTGGCCGCTCTCCCGCACCCTCCTCGTCAGTCAGTACCCACCCCGCCCATTTTCTTCTGTTGCCACTCTTTCTGTGTACTGATCACCGCTCCAAGATCTAGAGCATAGGGGCGATACCTGGTTAGGGTTTACTTATCCAGGGAAAGTGGGGCTATTACCTCTCGGTGTCTGTATTGGATTAGATCGTTCTAGCATAATGAAATGGGGGAGTTGTGGCAGGGGCGGACCCAAGTAGAGCGCAGTGTGGGCTCAGACCCCAATTTTGAAAATCTCAAGAGAATTCATTCGTATTATCATAGGAAAAATAGTAAGAGTTTCAAATTCATGCAAGAAGTGCCCCCATTCTTATAGTTTGCCTCCACTAAAAAAAAACTGCGTCCGCCCCTGAGTTGTGCTGCGGTGGTAGTGCCGTAGCGGTACCTGCAGCAATGCGTGCAACATTGAGACCTGAGAGCACTGTCTGAACACTCTGGGGCATTCTGATGGCTTCCGGGCGACGTTGCATTTTCATGCTTCCGCCACTCCCTCGGTATGGCTGTGTGAACGATTTTGTCTTATTAGAACACCATGGTAATTGACATCTGTATTGATGATAACTGTTGGATATGTCGCTTTCCATTCACCATCTAGTTCTCCCAAAATTCTGAGTTGTTGGGGAAAGGTTGGATAATCTACTCATGCTCTGATATGATGCAGGGCATAGGCTGGGACTGTTATCCATTTAATTAACGGGGTTCCCCTTTCGTTATTCAGGAAATTCTGAATTTTAGTGAAGGTTTTGTCATGTTTTTGTTCAGCGTGGGCTGTTATAACTTCCTTAATCCTTCATATGGGAGGTGTTTTAGCCATGTGCGTTGGTTTAGAGTTTCTCACCTTCACGTTCACGGCTGTTTGATACTGATAGCGACAGAGACATGACGAGATTAGTGTACATTCTAGTAATGCCATTTTTTCTTTTGGCAATAGAAGTGCACCCAGAAACCATGGCAGAGCTTGGCTCAGTCTACAAGCTGCTTCGAATGAATTGAATTTTGCATAAGTATTTTGACCATATTGGACAGCATGAAACTTGATGTAGGCACTATACCTGTGTGATTAATCTTTATTGGAGCCATATGATAGTTGTAGATTGGGATATTGATGAATGGTATATTTTTCAAAAGAATATCCATTCAAAATTGATCTTGCATTTCCAATTTGACTATGTACTGATATATGGTCATTATCAGAAGTACGCAGATATAGTCTATTTACACGTATAGATTCCATTACTGTTTACATTAGTCAAGTTGATTGATAATTAGCCTGGGAGTTTCTCTTACTGACcctttttttttactttatgccatTGCCTATTTGCATGTGCATTGTAAAAACCTCCATTCATTTATCTTGCATGAATGTTGCAGTCATGAGTTAGGATAAAATTAGAGGTAGTCATGAACTACCAAAACACAATCTCCTGAGCTTTTTTCCCTCTGTATATCTGGACTAGACTATTTATTTCACTTTTTTTTGTAATTATCATCATCCTGTATGTTGTCTGTGCCTGCAAATCGTAAGTGCATGGGCTATGAATATGGTTACCAATGTTCTAAATGCTTGTAAATTGGACTTTTGCTCCTTGGATAGTTCCCTGTTTTTGACTTCAAAATTATGTTCTTCACTTTTCTCAGGGCAGGGATACTTGTTAATTAGGTTACCTGTATTTTTTGATATATTGTTATACCTTGTTTTCTGTGTAAACTAGTGATGGTAGTATGATACCTTGTCATTTGGCAAGGATTTCTTCTCTTCCACATGTATCATTATTAGTAAAATATTCCCAACTTTTGCAGCTGCATTTGGAGCAGTCCTTCATGTTGTATCGACCGCTCTTCTCGGGATAACTGCAGTTACTATGGCAAATACTATAGCAGGCGAGGAAACAGTGCATAAACTTGCCTCGCTGTTGCTAATATTTCTTGGAGCAGGTTACATTCTGTTGTTTGCTTTAGGAAAAGGTGGTCATAGCCATGCTCATAATCATCCAATGGAGAAGATGGCAGTCGCTGGTCTTGTACTTGTACCAGCATTATCACCCTGTGCAACTACTCTTCCAGTGTTTCTTGCTGTTGGCAACTCATCCTCGATGATGATTCTTGCGATCATTGTGCTTCTCTTcaggtgcccccccccccatcctCGATGAAGATATTTTTTTGTTGGACTAGTCACCTAACCCCTAGTTATACAGAGAGCTTGTTTGGCCAAAAAGGAAGAAGATATAAGGATAGTCATTTCAGTATTGCTGTACGTAGTGTTGAAGTAGAAATGGAGAACCTCATTATTTCCATATGCAAGCCTTCCTTTTCAGACATTTCTCTTTGCGCTCATCAACCAATTTGTTCTTAGATAAGGCTTCCACTCGTCACTCGTCAGTGGTTTAGGATTTGAGGGACATTCAAAATAAGCTGATCATAGCATATTTTCCGTTCTGAAGCTTTATTTAGTTGATGTGAAATGTTTCTAGAAACTACAGTTCTTATGCTTATGCGTGGTGGTTGGATAGTTATAGTATAGCCCATTAGTGGTTTAGGGCAGCTGGACCTACAATTAAAATGTGCATTGGAGGTGGCTGTATAGATCAGATCTGACGGTCACAAACGCCCAGATAAGCAAAACGGATGGCCACGAATGAGAGCGCTCGAAAGGGCAGCGATTAGGTGCAGTTTTACTGTCCTAAATTCAAGCTTCCACCAATGTGCTGAATAAGATCAGTAGTCTAAAACTTAAAGATAGTAGCTCTGAAGCTTTGGCTGTCATAGGCATGGAACCAAATGCTCCATCTTAAATGGGATGCAGACCAACTTATATGGCTGTCAATCATGAGCATGGTTTGAACTTTGAATATTCTCCGGGGCGCTTTGTGTTGAATCAGCTACGCATATGGAGTATTATAGATGCATACTATTGATTTATTTTACCTTTGTATTACAACCTAGCTTGTGTTCTTTTATGCCTGCAGTACCATCACGGTGATGACGTCCCTGGTGGCTCTCTCATTTTATGGTGCTAGCCAGATCAAGTTTCACTGGGTGGAACGCTATGACAAGGTCCTAGTTGGCTCAGTGCTGTGCCTTGTTGGGGTTCTGACATATGTGTTCCATCACCATGATGGTGACGAGCATTCTCTCCATGCACACGTGCACAGGAAACTTGTGGGTCCTTAGATGAATCTACAAAGTTACTCCCAAAGTTCACTGTGAAACACATTCTGTTGTCCTCTAACCTTTGTACGTTATGCTGTATAAGATCTGATTATCAATTTATCTGTTGGGAATCTACCCGCCTATGGGTTTCCTAGGAGTACAGACAGACCAGGTGAATACCTACTGGGAAATTGTTTGTACCATGGATCTTTGTTTGCGCTGATGCAGTTTAACGGGAATAGTGGGCTTTCAACTTGAGGCATTGTTtctgatctaattaaaatttatGGATTTTTTGCTCTACATCAGTGGTACAAACTTGGATGCATGCCTGAACTGCTGAAGCTTATGTTCAACGACAGGTTGAAATTTCTGCTGGATATGCCCCAAATTTTTGTGCTTGTTGTTCTCTATCTATCTTAGCTGGAAAGATTATTTTGTCCCTAGCTTGTACTGGAATAGCAGGATCTAATCGGGGCTGAAGCCTTTTTATCCCATCTATTACATCGGCTTGTTCATATTGGGGAGCCGGAGAGGAAGGATGGCGATGCCTGCCTTTTTATGTGTGTGAGCTTGGGGACTCTAGCCAGCAAACATTTCCTGGTTGTACACATCCTTTTATGTTTGTGGCATTTTTGATAATTGGCTGGTGTTTTGATATTACTCTTTCAAATTGGTGCTTTGGCACTGAAAATGTTTTGAATGTCATTTTCTCAAGTCCTCTTTGTTTCCTACAGGTGCATCAATGCCCATTTTTGTCCaagaaaaaaaaatatgaatttagGCTATTTTTTAATTATGTGTAAAAATAGGAAGAAACCCGGTTTTGCCATTTATCAATTTCCTACTTTACAAATGGCGTGAGTCGATGCTTGAGAGGAGTGCCCGCAACATGGAGGCCGCCGCTCCGCCGGTGAGGGCAAGAGAGTCCTCGCCGGGGAGGAAGGAGGTTCGCTGGTGCAGGGTAGGGGAGGTGGTAGGCTTTCGTTTTAACTCCCCTCAGATTAGACGTCCGGAGACCAAACTCGAGCTGGAGGGGAGGAAGAAACTTGACTTGGGTGGGGGAGGCCAGTACCAGGTTGTGCAGATCATGCGAGGAAGGTGGAGGAGGATCCTGCAGCTGTTGGATTGAAATCCAATGATAAGGCCAAATCGGCTGAAATTTTTGTTTACGCAACTGTTACATGGGCGGGCCCAAAGAAAAGTATCTCCCTATAGAATTCTGACTCCAATTCGAACAAAAAATATGGGCCACTTCTCATTGCCCGTGACCACCAAGGAGCGGTACTTGAGGCGAGAAGTGGGTGattcctatttagcgctgcaggcgccggttataggctgtttctgcaaaccggcgcctgcagcaccGTTAGCTGGGCTCGGCCCATTTCCATTTTTTCGTCGTAAACAAAAATGTAAATACGTCTTCGTTGCTATTCAATCCTGCGACCTACAGGTCCATGGCACGAGGCGCTAACCACCACAGCAACTACGGTTAGCTACACAGCTACAGCTTCTTCCTCTATTTCTTCTCACGTCGTtccctttttctatttatttttcatttttattttttcatctttcttttttTATTCGGAACGGTTTTTACTCTGTTTTctattcttttattctttttcttttttctttttattccgGATGGTTTTGtttgatattttttattttttattttttccttttcctaatttggatgaacagtttttcaaactcgatgaaccccttttcaaatggatgaactttttttcaaattgatgaactttttttcatccATGAACTCCTTTTCAAAATAGATGAACTCTTTtttgaatcgatgaacttttttcaaaatcgatgaacttttttccaaaatcgacgaactatttttcaaatcgatgaaccttttttcaaaattgatgaacttttttttcaaaatcgatgaactattttttaaaattcatgaactcttttcaaaatcgatgaacttttttcaaaaccaatgaactttttttcaaaattgattatTTTCataaatgatgaacttttctaaaaatggATGATCTTTTTTTAAAATTCACTTTTTTCAAAGAGATTTACTGATATGTTAATGTTTTGCTAAAGGAAGCATTAACTAGGCCGGGTTTCTACTTGCATACAAAGGAGCTACTATGGTTTGGTGTTATTGCGTTAAGTTATGACTGGTGAGGTGCTGGGTTCGAATCCCATATCGCATTAGGATTtagtttcttctttttttttcgcGTTTTCCATATTGAGCCAGTggatgggccggcccgctagggGTCGCTAGCGAGCGCCGGTGGCAtcaaccggcgcctgcagcgctgatTAGGAGCACCCCGAGAAGTGGGGAGCTCCTAGTCAGCGCCTTCAGCGCCAACTAAGAGTTTCGGCGCCCACGCAGACGCGCTCTTGGGCCGGCCCAAACAAAGGCTCCCTCGCTACTACCCCTCACGAGGATCGCTGTCTTACGCTAAAAAACGAGTGATAAAAAGGTGCGTCTCTCCGAATCGAACTCGCGACCTCACAGTTATCTTCTACTTTAGCCAACCGGTACACCTACTAGCTACTAGTGATTCACTACAGCGCGACTTAGTTTAAAAACCATCGCCGCAGCGCTACTTATCTCGCTTAGTTTGTTGAATTACTTGAAAACATCGATAAAAACGTGAATGtttggaaaaaaatataaaaaatttggATAGTTGACGAACATGCATAAAAAAGTTGGCAAATGTAAAAAAAGGTTCATGTATTGAAAtaagttcacgaattcaaaaacaAAAGTTCATGAAATAGAAAAAGAGGGCACTAATTTTGTAAAAAAAAAGTTCACAACAATGAAAACGAccatgagtttgaaaaaagttcacagatttgaaaaaagttcatcgaatttgaaaaaagttcactgaatttgtaaaaagttcatcaaattcaagaaaagttcattggatttgaaatagggttcatcggatttgaaaattcttcatcaaatttgaagaaagttcattggatttgaaatagagttcatcggatttgaaaattcttcatcaaatttgaaaaaagttcatcgaatttcaaaaaaagttcactgaaattggaaaaagttcatcgaattaaaaaaaagttcattggatttgaaaaagagttcatcgaatttgaaaaatcttaatcaaattttaaaaaaagttcatccgatttgagaaaagttcatcaaatttgaaaatagttctttgaatttgaaaaaagttcatcaaattgaaaaggttcatcaaatttgaaaaaaaatctcattggatttgaaaaaaatcatcatttgttaaaatagttcactaaaatagaaaaaaattgATTGATTTTGAAAACTAGGAAGAagaacaaagaaaaaacagaaaacgaaaatgagaaaaaggaaaacgaaaaaagaaaaaagaaagagccAAGGTGTAAAGAAAGTGAAGAGTTGATGTTTACCAGATCCCGCTTGCTGGCGCGGTGGTAGGACGAACGAAGCTGCAACTACCGGGTCTCTAACTGCATGCGCCAAATCCTCCAGTGTTCAGCTCTGTTCTGTTGGGTTTGTTGTGCGTgtgcgagagagggagagaggagagcaAGCTGAGCAAGCTGAGCCAGCTTGAGGCGGACCAATTCCAGAACGTGATCGTGGGGTAGTTTCCGCAATTCATCTCTAAcagcatcttcaatagatgatgtatattttggtgctcCAAACCACAAAAAGTGCTTTTTAACGAAGATGTAAAATTCTGAAAATGATCAACTACTACTTCATCTCAACATAGTTTAAACATCAAATTTAAACATAGTTCAAACATAGATGACATAAATTTAAACTAGCAGAACTACTCGTCGTCCGAGGCATCCAGTACGACTCTTCGGAGTCATCCGAGAGCCCCCAGAACTCCTCGTCCTCCTTCGACGATGACTCGATGGGCATCACCGTCGAGGGGCCggtctcgtcgtcctcctcctcctcctccttcttcttctcagcatcaCGCTTCTAGCTCGGCCTGGACGTACACGGGATGCTCCCGCGCAAACCAAGCCATCGCCGCCTCGTCGCTCTCGCCGGGAGTGACGACAACCGCcggtctccttcttcttcttcttcttcgtcggcaTCTCCTCCATCCAGATGCCCTGCTGCACGAGCCACTCCGCCACCGCCCAGGTCTCGATCTCCGAGAAGTTGAGGTCCGTCTTCGGTCGTCCGGCGCGCCACACTGCCACGTCGTAGGCACGCGCGGCCTCGTCGGCGGTGGGATATGTGCCGAGCCACCAACGCCGCCCGGCGTCGGAGAACTCCACTCCGAAGTTCCCGGAGGGCTTCGTCCTCACGTCGAAGAAACCCGACTTGCCCTTCGGCGTCTCCTTCGGCGCCAtcgggtggcagcggcggcggccggagcgagtTGGGGCAACGGTGGGTGGAAAGAGGTCGGGGCGACAGCgtgcggcgcggggcggaggcAGGCGGAGTAGGGCGGCGGCGTGCGGTGGCGGCGGGCCGGGGCGGGCNNNNNNNNNNNNNNNNNNNNNNNNNNNNNNNNNNNNNNNNNNNNNNNNNNNNNNNNNNNNNNNNNNNNNNNNNNNNNNNNNNNNNNNNNNNNNNNNNNNNNNNNNNNNNNNNNNNNNNNNNNNNNNNNNNNNNNNNNNNNNNNNNNNNNNNNNNNNNNNNNNNNNNNNNNNNNNNNNNNNNNNNNNNNNNNNNNNNNNNNNNNNNNNNNNNNNNNNNNNNNNNNNNNNNNNNNNNNNNNNNNNNNNNNNNNNNNNNNNNNNNNNNNNNNNNNNNNNNNNNNNNNNNNNNNNNNNNNNNNNNNNNNNNNNNNNNNNNNNNNNNNNNNNNNNNNNNNNNNNNNNNNNNNNNNNNNNNNNNNNNNNNNNNNNNNNNNNNNNNNNNNNNNNNNNNNNNNNNACTGAAGGGCGGTTAGGCGTTGGCGCGTGGCTGCGGTTTTTGCATCTCCTACCTCCGGAGATGTAAATTTGCACCGTGAGGTATTGTATTTTACATCTTCGGAAGGCGGAGATGTTCCGGAGATGTAAAAAAATTGTGCCCGGAGATGTAGGGCATGTTTGGTTGATGTCCTGAAGCTGATGCGTGAAAAAATCGAATGCCTGGACAACGCCTCAGATGTCAGTTGTTTTCTTCCTGGCCAGGCGAGGATTGTTTGGTTCCTGTCTAGGCCTGGGGTGTTAAATATATTAAATCACGACACTGTTTATCTGTACTTTCTGCTATTTTAAATTGCACGTCTCAGGCATGTCCAGGCGTCTGGTTCCGGTCGCCTGGACCAGGCTACAGACGAGCTCGGGTTTTACGGCCAGGCTAATGGCGCACTCCGCTTTTCCAGGCCATGCTGCTATCGGATCTCTAGGACTCGAACCACTCAGGCAAGCACTAGGCCAGTCAGCTTTGCaccagggtagcaaccaaacaggTCCGTAATTTTTTTTGCAAATAGATCATCTGTTGAAGAGTTATTTTTTCTCAGAAGATTCAAAAATTGGTTATTTTTACATATGAAcggtctattggagatgctctaacataacACTGATTCCGTACTTGAATTCTGATGCCAAGGATCGTTGCTGAGCCAGCTTGCAACGAATGCAGTAGGCATTGTCGTTGATCTCACTAAAGTTTCAGGATATGATGCAAACCGTGTCTAAAATGTTGAAGCTTATGTGCCACGATAGGTTGTATACAATGAAATCTTGGTTGTTGGTTCATTCAGGGGAAGTTATTAGGGATAATTACTTGTTTATCCATTATTGGTAAAACCATCTATGCCGAGTGCTTTGACCTATGACGGAAACCAAACTGTGGGATCTTATCAAAGATGGTCTAAGCCAAGTGCAGGTCTCGGCAAAGAGTAGGACATGACATAGGCATGCCATTGTTGAGAGCCTAGTAAAAGAGACTCGGCAGATCAAAATGTCTTAGCAAATGGCCTATATGCCGAATGTTGAGCCGGCATCACCCATCAACACGGGGCCACGTGTCAAGGACGTTTGTGGTTGACGGCTCCATGACGTCCTTAGGTTTGTTTGCCGAGTGATACTCATCGAGCTCTCGGCATAcatgttcaaaatttcaaaaaaaagaaGTCCAGAAAATGTTTGTCGAGCCGCCTGATCCGAGACTCGGTAATGGTGTCATGAACTAGGGGGTGTTAACCTAGTCGGCTCATAGTCCTCGAGCTGGGCCGGTGGGCTCACATTCTCATTAAGAAAAACTCGGAAGCTGCATGCTCGGAGGAGATCAAGATTGTGCCCGCCgaagacttgacgtatactccaaaATATTCCCTACCGCCTTCATGCGATCCTCTGGATACCGACCATGTAACCCGAGATGCCCTACCTGGCGTGTATATAAGTCAAGGGGTTTAGCCCGTAGAAGGGACCTGATCACAGTTACACTCACATAGCCCTAGATTTAGAACACAACTTACGACCTCGAGGTATATCAACTCTGTACTCGATACATACCCATCACTATAAACAAGAGCAtggtgtagggtattacctccatcaagagggcctgaacctgagtaaacatcgtCTCCCCTGTTCCTGTTACCACCGATCTAAgatccacaactcgggaccccctacactAAGGTCTGTCGGATTtcacatcgacattggtgctttcattgagagttccgatgtgtgaTCGCTGGAAGGATCGGTGGCTCATCTGCAGATCAACTGCGGCACCGGCCACGAAGACGTTTACGTCCCCAGCTGACggtgtcctagattagggggtgctAACCTAGTCGGCTAGTGTCCCCGGGCTAGGCCAGTGGACCCGCATTCTCGTTAAGGAAGACTCCGGAAGCTGTACGCCTAGGTGGGATCAAGACCGAAGACTTGACGTATGCTCCAAGACATCTCCCACCGCCTTGATGCGATCCTCAGCTACCGACCATGTATGCCTAGGTGgataataatgattcctccaaaGAATGAGGATGAGGTTCTGGACTTAATAAAGAAAGAggcaaaaaaagacaaacaaaaaatgagagaaaaagaaagaaggggcaatg from Triticum aestivum cultivar Chinese Spring chromosome 3B, IWGSC CS RefSeq v2.1, whole genome shotgun sequence includes these protein-coding regions:
- the LOC123067484 gene encoding uncharacterized protein; amino-acid sequence: METEAAEGEAGADEPAGEEAAKAAAAEIAPLPTRPPPHQHRGSEPLSPASHSTPPSPLPDLATTRPRAPEKRSETSARGKTAKGKRPPQLAYRRLVGGGVRHASAYQVMDAGGGGLGGFQWTAEEASTIGGIATVSLLHSFIPTHWLPFSIVGRAQRWPLSRTLLVTAFGAVLHVVSTALLGITAVTMANTIAGEETVHKLASLLLIFLGAGYILLFALGKGGHSHAHNHPMEKMAVAGLVLVPALSPCATTLPVFLAVGNSSSMMILAIIVLLFSTITVMTSLVALSFYGASQIKFHWVERYDKVLVGSVLCLVGVLTYVFHHHDGDEHSLHAHVHRKLVGP